One genomic window of Denticeps clupeoides chromosome 14, fDenClu1.1, whole genome shotgun sequence includes the following:
- the LOC114763430 gene encoding sterile alpha motif domain-containing protein 12-like has product MGFSKRVSNWTVNEVHDWVKKQYVSRNQALLQAIVKHAISGRALLRMSAYQLDKMGMDAELQQEILQDVLLLRVEEELENLNEIISECFSS; this is encoded by the exons ATGGGTTTTTCAAAGAGAGTGTCCAACTGGACTGTGAATGAAGTTCACGACTGGGTGAAGAAGCAGTATGTCTCCAGAAACCAGGCCTTGCTGCAAGCCATCGTCAAGCACGCCATTTCAG GCCGTGCCCTGCTCAGGATGAGTGCCTACCAGCTGGATAAGATGGGCATGGacgcagagttgcagcaggagatcCTGCAGGATGTTCTTCTCCTCAGGGTTGAGGAGGAACTGGAGAACCTGAATGAAATCATATCTG AGTGTTTTTCTTCATGA